The segment tcccagagtctgaaccgcATCAAAAGGCTTATGACCTTAGGTGAGTTCAGGGGAGTTCCCAGAGCTTGTACTCTATcagatatatatctataaatagtatttttagttttctaaacACTCTCTTAATAAGCTACACAGTACAAAGTATACACTCATTGCTTTAGTGGGAAAGAGCTTTGGAATTGGTTTTAGGTGAACtatgttcaaatcccatttctgttCCTTTAGCTATTTCCCTGTGGGTAGATCATTTAATTaagcttctctttctccttctagaAAATTACAGTGATGATAATTGTAATAATTACCATGCAACATTTCTGTGATGAAAACACTTCATTGATATTAAAGGGGCTGTAGAAATACAAGTTATTTCATGAAGCATTTTCTGTATTTTGGTTTTTTCTGTTCTTGAGACAATAAATTTATTTCTTCCAGCAAATAAAGtgtttatattttcaaatttctttcagaTTGGGACATTGGACCTGAAGCAGAGTTTATTCCAATGTGGGGAACTACTGTAGACGAACCATCTCAGGAGACACTAATGGAAAGAACTATGGGACATAGTTCCTGGGACTCTAGACTGGAAGAAGCTTGTAAATGTTATGGCTCATTAGTGAGGCATCAGGGCCAtcaggaaacacatttgaaacaagtaACAATCACACATGAAGAAACTTTAAGTATGGAGAGAAGCTCTGAAAACAATGAATTTGGAGGATGCTTCAGTCTGAGCTCAATCCTTGTTACACAGCAGAGAGTTCCTATAGTAAATCAGTCAATCGACaatcatttattaggtgcctattatgtaccaggcactgttttaggtactggggatacaaatagaataaatgagacaATCCCTAGCCTTTATAGCTTTGACACGCATGGAAAGAGTTTCCAAGATAATTCAGAattaaataaatgtcaaaaaatcTACACAGGGAATTATAGATTGATGTATAATGAATTTGGGGAAGCCTTCAGTCAGATTTCACAATTTAACCTTCATCATGCAGGTCATTCTGGAGAaaaaccctataaatgtaatgagtgtgggaaagcctttacCCAGAGGGCAAGCCTTACTCAGCATCACCGtattcattctggagagaaaccttttaaatgtaatgaatgtggtaaGGCCTTCACCCAGAGGGCACATCTTACTCAACATCTATTTACTCATAATGGTGAAAAACCTTTTAAATGTTATcagtgtgggaaagccttcatcCAGATCTCACAGCTTAATATTCATCAAAGAATTCATTCTGGTGTGAGATCCTATATTTGTAATgattgtgggaaagccttcactCAGAGGACAAACCTTACTCAACATCAGAGgattcattctggagagaaaccttttaaatgtaatgaatgtgggaaagcctttaccCAGAGGGCACACCTTACTCAACATATGTTTACTCACAGTGGATCTAAACcttttaaatgtaatgaatgCGGAAAAGCTTATAGCCAGCTTTCACAGCTTAACGTTCATCAGAGgattcattctggagagaaatccTATAAGTGTAATGAATGTTCAAAAGTCTTTCCCATGTGGGCAGAACTTACTCGACATCTGAGAActcattctggagagaaaccttacaaatgtaatgaatgtgggaaagcctttactCAGAGGGCAAGCCTTACTCAGCATCACAgaattcattctggagagaaaccttataaatgtaatgaatgtgggaaagccttcaccAAGAGGGCACATCTTACCCAGCATCAGTTTACTCATAGTGGAGAGAAACCATTTAAGTGTAACGAATGTGGGAAAGCCTATGGCCAGTTTTCACAGCTTAATATTCACTTAAGAATTCATTCTGGAGAAAGATCTTataagtgtaatgaatgtgggaaagcctttaccCAGAGGGCAAGCCTTACtcaacatcaaagaattcattctggagaaaaaccttataaatgtaatgaatgtgggaaagctttcaccCAAAGAGCACATCTAACTCAACATCAGTTTACTCATAATGGAGAGAAACATTTTAAgtgcaatgaatgtggaaaagcctatAGCCAGATTTCACAGCTCAATATTCATCGAAgaattcattctggagagaaatcctataaatgtaatgaatgtgagaaaattttccccaaatgGGCAGACCTTAAtcgacatcagagaattcattctggagagaaaccttataaatgtaatgaatgtgagaaaGCCTTTACCCAGAGGGCACACCTCAGTCGACATTTGCTTACTCATAGTGGAGAGAAACCCTTTAAGTGCAATGACTGTGGAAAAGCCTTTACCCAGAGGGCATATGCTcttcaacatcagagaattcatttgGGAGAGCAGTGTCTTACCcctagtaggagcttaataaacatttgtgaatTGAAGTGAATTAAAGTTGAAGTGAATTAAAATGCTTTCCTGAAATCTAAGTAGCTTCTGTCTACTGCAGTGatgtcaaatagaaatgggtgctCTAATCTGTATATAAGGGTCCCTGTgccagcatattgacttagttttaaaatgtaatgttttaaatgtgttgtatttttgtttggttcagtatttcccaattacattttaatctagttaaACCCCCAGAGGAGGTGTAATACCTTTGGTCTACAGCATTGTTATGCTCTACTACCTTGTCAAATAAGAAAAGGTTTTTGATAAAACcacatcagctttttttttttttttttttttaccacaccAATTTTAAGTTAGTTTAACTTACTTTTCTGGCTTATGAACCACCTACTGCTAATGTGGGAATGGAAGTTAAGTTCATTTGTTTATAGATCAGTTTGCAGACccttttagtttgttttttacaatggggtgtttgcttttttcttaaaACTTTCACAAATTATTGATGGTGGCTCCATTTTCAGAACTACCAATTTATTTAGCATGCTAGTATGTAACAACTGGTGATGTGAACTCAGCTAGAGGCTGCTTGAGTGTGTCCTTACTTACCTTGGGTTTACTTGATgctattaatttttcttctagtCTCAATTCATAGATCTTcttgaaagagaaaacaataaaagagGTAAGTAGATCAATCAGTCATTTAACAGTCATCTCTTCTGATGATGAAGTATGCTCACTTCTTGTAGAAGTGATAGATTggtggaacaaaatgagacatacaCTTTGAGACACTGAGGGTTTCTGCTGGAGGGAGACTCTCAGGAGTGAAGGTGGGTAGTGATGGTGGGgcacaaaaagagaagaaaaacatcaatgaaacattttaagaaaTACACAAGAGCAGAACAAAGTTTGGAGAGGGACACAAAAGCAGGGCAGTTTTGATTCAGTGATGTTACATTTACCGTTCTTTAAAAATGTAAGAGAAgttcacatttccttttttttggttgtatattgaaatgtttaagttccaatgaaaaacaaatttaaaaaatcatgttaCCATCAGCTTATCCACTCTTAGCTGCAGTtacttctttgatcttcctcttacCCACAGTCCAATTAAAATAACCCTTTTGCTGTCCCTCGCATTCATTGGTAGTCTCAGCTCATTCCAGACTTTTGTACTCTTGACACAATATTTATAGGGCTGTCCTATTTTTTTGTGTTATATCACAGttgtccttccttccatcttccataCTGGCCTTTTGAAGAGCTGTAGTGATGAGTTCTGTGTTCCTCCACACTGAGACTTTCTTTCCCCACCTCACTGGAAATTTCTTGTATCTTTGGAACGGGTATTCCTGAGAGCTTTACATTACTTGTGGGCTAACTTCCTCGGCTAAGTAATAGGTCATTGGatcccacttttttttctttcaactctCTAGGAGAACTCTGTTCTCCTAAAATCTCGGGTAGAAACCAAATTCTGcttggcttccatttcctctaaCACAAACTCTGTAAAGGAGTGACCATTAGTCTCTAGGGTTCCTATCATTTCTGCTTCAGAAGTTTAGTTGGTTCTTTCCTGATGAGAAAAATTAAGTTCAGATGACCAATTTCCTTTATTGCTCCTCTGCTTTTTGAAGGTTGAAATCATTATCGAAGCAAGTCACAAACTGATCATTTGTATTACTTTTGGTAGAGAGTATGGAGAGTTAAAGTTCTCCATCACTACttctacattttttatttttctcaaactCCTCATCTAATTTCTCTCTTTGTCTAGGTAAATTAATATATATTCTAATACACAAATGGATCTATAATCTCACTTATGTAAGTATTCAACAGTGTATTCTATCCATGCCTGCCAATCTTTTGGATGTCTTCCCATAACTTTAACATAGGTATTACACCCAGTGTGCTAGGGACCTAATTTAAATTCTCTGACATTACTGAAATAGCAGTGGAATGCAcaggttgttcagtcatattttaTTTCTGCTGCATGACTGAACatctgccttttttaaaaaatacatgtctTTGATAACAtgagatcatagatatagaactagaagggaccacGAGACCATCTCGTGCAGTACCTTTTTGCCAGGAGAAGACTGTGTTTCAATATAAATGCTAAAACTATCATATTGGATGTAGAAACTGGGAGGAACCTCAGAGAACATAGTTCAGCACTCCACtcccttttagagatgaggagatcGAGGTCCCGGctcagggacaggatttgaacctgtgtcCTCTAGCTCTAACGCCATTACTCATCACTGTACTGCACCGATTCCTATATCCTTTATATCTCTTGTTTCTTGCTAAAGCTTTTAATACGAttgatattttctatttaatcttTCGTGGCCACCTCTATCCCTTGTCTAAAAATCGTACTatatttattgatgctttttttttttacattgctgTCAGTTCCCAATGATTCCTTCCCCCATCAGAGAACCTTTCCTTACAACAAAGcgtaaataaacaaaacaaatatattgGCTATTTTGGACAACATAAACCTCATTCTTTTGCTATTGtctagcctgtctgccaagagcTATAGGtagagaactggaaggaacttcagagaccatctagttcttTAACcccactttccagatgagaaaacaggtccaggctaggttaagtggcttgctgaAGATCCCTTAGCTAGCAAGTAGCAAAGTTGGGATTTAAACCTAAAtcttctttctactcttccatgtGACTTTCTTATGTCAAGATTTGACATCAAATTGACCAGTTCACAGTTTCAACCTTAATCTCCTTAGAAGGAGTCTGGGGACAGGGCATACTGCAAGCTGGGCAATGTTGTTACTGTTGTgttaaatatatacttttaagAAGCTGTATATAATAAAAGATCatagtttctaatttttaaaaatataacatcaGTGTAATAATGTACTAGTGTTCCCAGAGCCCCTTCAGTATTGAAACTATATCTTTCTTTTGTGATATTTGTCAAGCCAGCCCATGGATATGGGATGATTACTCAGTTTAAATgtgtatttttgttattaattggAGCCTTTCATATGGTAACTGatattttgtattcttttaaaacTGTTAAAAATCCTTTGATCACTTTTTGGGAATTATTCTCAAAGTTCTCTTAACTGTTCTTAAAATATTTGTGTCAATTTCTTAAATATCTAGGTTATGTGACATTGtatattttctgtgaagttttttttttccatttaatagaTTCTTATTCTAGCTTCATTGAttttgtgcagaagc is part of the Notamacropus eugenii isolate mMacEug1 chromosome 3, mMacEug1.pri_v2, whole genome shotgun sequence genome and harbors:
- the LOC140497271 gene encoding uncharacterized protein isoform X1 produces the protein MAAAKSRSRIHRWKRPWKDSLPTQSPGFFLPDFRNVCAQRILGVVVLGESHPSRMYAGFQSETEGNWLSSGNSNLKSMVTVPSGEMLALNNMVTISLNPQVLEMHEQDRKDSREQETTLGREKFNHEASRQSFRCFPYPEKAGPREAANQLWELCLQWLRPEIHTKEQILELLVLEQFLTILPSEIRIWVKSQHPENIEEVVTLVEDLTQMLEEEVPSSQNSPLLQEGSTEERMSAVLPIASFKETITFQDVAPDFTWEEWTQLDPGQQDLCRDVLMENYRNLVFIGLSVSKPDVNSQLEHGEVPWLLKNEAPGIICPYWDIGPEAEFIPMWGTTVDEPSQETLMERTMGHSSWDSRLEEACKCYGSLVRHQGHQETHLKQVTITHEETLSMERSSENNEFGGCFSLSSILVTQQRVPIVNQSIDNHLLGAYYVPGTVLGTGDTNRINETIPSLYSFDTHGKSFQDNSELNKCQKIYTGNYRLMYNEFGEAFSQISQFNLHHAGHSGEKPYKCNECGKAFTQRASLTQHHRIHSGEKPFKCNECGKAFTQRAHLTQHLFTHNGEKPFKCYQCGKAFIQISQLNIHQRIHSGVRSYICNDCGKAFTQRTNLTQHQRIHSGEKPFKCNECGKAFTQRAHLTQHMFTHSGSKPFKCNECGKAYSQLSQLNVHQRIHSGEKSYKCNECSKVFPMWAELTRHLRTHSGEKPYKCNECGKAFTQRASLTQHHRIHSGEKPYKCNECGKAFTKRAHLTQHQFTHSGEKPFKCNECGKAYGQFSQLNIHLRIHSGERSYKCNECGKAFTQRASLTQHQRIHSGEKPYKCNECGKAFTQRAHLTQHQFTHNGEKHFKCNECGKAYSQISQLNIHRRIHSGEKSYKCNECEKIFPKWADLNRHQRIHSGEKPYKCNECEKAFTQRAHLSRHLLTHSGEKPFKCNDCGKAFTQRAYALQHQRIHLGEQCLTPSRSLINICELK
- the LOC140497271 gene encoding uncharacterized protein isoform X2, yielding MHALFSYEQHGVHPSRMYAGFQSETEGNWLSSGNSNLKSMVTVPSGEMLALNNMVTISLNPQVLEMHEQDRKDSREQETTLGREKFNHEASRQSFRCFPYPEKAGPREAANQLWELCLQWLRPEIHTKEQILELLVLEQFLTILPSEIRIWVKSQHPENIEEVVTLVEDLTQMLEEEVPSSQNSPLLQEGSTEERMSAVLPIASFKETITFQDVAPDFTWEEWTQLDPGQQDLCRDVLMENYRNLVFIGLSVSKPDVNSQLEHGEVPWLLKNEAPGIICPYWDIGPEAEFIPMWGTTVDEPSQETLMERTMGHSSWDSRLEEACKCYGSLVRHQGHQETHLKQVTITHEETLSMERSSENNEFGGCFSLSSILVTQQRVPIVNQSIDNHLLGAYYVPGTVLGTGDTNRINETIPSLYSFDTHGKSFQDNSELNKCQKIYTGNYRLMYNEFGEAFSQISQFNLHHAGHSGEKPYKCNECGKAFTQRASLTQHHRIHSGEKPFKCNECGKAFTQRAHLTQHLFTHNGEKPFKCYQCGKAFIQISQLNIHQRIHSGVRSYICNDCGKAFTQRTNLTQHQRIHSGEKPFKCNECGKAFTQRAHLTQHMFTHSGSKPFKCNECGKAYSQLSQLNVHQRIHSGEKSYKCNECSKVFPMWAELTRHLRTHSGEKPYKCNECGKAFTQRASLTQHHRIHSGEKPYKCNECGKAFTKRAHLTQHQFTHSGEKPFKCNECGKAYGQFSQLNIHLRIHSGERSYKCNECGKAFTQRASLTQHQRIHSGEKPYKCNECGKAFTQRAHLTQHQFTHNGEKHFKCNECGKAYSQISQLNIHRRIHSGEKSYKCNECEKIFPKWADLNRHQRIHSGEKPYKCNECEKAFTQRAHLSRHLLTHSGEKPFKCNDCGKAFTQRAYALQHQRIHLGEQCLTPSRSLINICELK
- the LOC140497271 gene encoding uncharacterized protein isoform X3 — encoded protein: MYAGFQSETEGNWLSSGNSNLKSMVTVPSGEMLALNNMVTISLNPQVLEMHEQDRKDSREQETTLGREKFNHEASRQSFRCFPYPEKAGPREAANQLWELCLQWLRPEIHTKEQILELLVLEQFLTILPSEIRIWVKSQHPENIEEVVTLVEDLTQMLEEEVPSSQNSPLLQEGSTEERMSAVLPIASFKETITFQDVAPDFTWEEWTQLDPGQQDLCRDVLMENYRNLVFIGLSVSKPDVNSQLEHGEVPWLLKNEAPGIICPYWDIGPEAEFIPMWGTTVDEPSQETLMERTMGHSSWDSRLEEACKCYGSLVRHQGHQETHLKQVTITHEETLSMERSSENNEFGGCFSLSSILVTQQRVPIVNQSIDNHLLGAYYVPGTVLGTGDTNRINETIPSLYSFDTHGKSFQDNSELNKCQKIYTGNYRLMYNEFGEAFSQISQFNLHHAGHSGEKPYKCNECGKAFTQRASLTQHHRIHSGEKPFKCNECGKAFTQRAHLTQHLFTHNGEKPFKCYQCGKAFIQISQLNIHQRIHSGVRSYICNDCGKAFTQRTNLTQHQRIHSGEKPFKCNECGKAFTQRAHLTQHMFTHSGSKPFKCNECGKAYSQLSQLNVHQRIHSGEKSYKCNECSKVFPMWAELTRHLRTHSGEKPYKCNECGKAFTQRASLTQHHRIHSGEKPYKCNECGKAFTKRAHLTQHQFTHSGEKPFKCNECGKAYGQFSQLNIHLRIHSGERSYKCNECGKAFTQRASLTQHQRIHSGEKPYKCNECGKAFTQRAHLTQHQFTHNGEKHFKCNECGKAYSQISQLNIHRRIHSGEKSYKCNECEKIFPKWADLNRHQRIHSGEKPYKCNECEKAFTQRAHLSRHLLTHSGEKPFKCNDCGKAFTQRAYALQHQRIHLGEQCLTPSRSLINICELK